In the Leptolyngbya sp. FACHB-261 genome, one interval contains:
- the galE gene encoding UDP-glucose 4-epimerase GalE, with protein MTRGTVLVTGGAGYIGSHAVLALQQVGFEVVILDNLVYGHADLVKSALKVELVQGDTNDRALLDSLFTSRSFDAVMHFAAYAYVGESVSDPAKYYRNNVVGTLTLLEAMVAAGIQSFVFSSTCATYGVPQQVPIPEEHPQSPINPYGMSKLMVEQMLNDFDHAYGLRSVRFRYFNAAGAEPQGRLGEDHQPETHLIPLVLQTALGHRDSISVFGTDYETPDGTCIRDYIHVTDLAQAHVQGLEYLLRGGKTEVFNLGNGQGYSVREVIDAAQAVTGREIKVVEAERRPGDPAMLVGSSEKARRTLGWQPQYPELAVILQHAWQWHLQRHSVNEH; from the coding sequence ATGACCAGAGGTACTGTTTTGGTAACCGGAGGAGCAGGCTACATCGGCTCTCATGCCGTCCTAGCTCTTCAACAGGTGGGCTTTGAGGTCGTTATCCTGGATAACCTCGTCTACGGCCATGCTGATCTGGTTAAATCTGCACTCAAAGTCGAATTGGTACAAGGCGATACCAATGACCGCGCTTTGTTAGATTCTCTGTTTACCTCCCGCAGCTTTGATGCGGTAATGCATTTTGCTGCTTACGCTTATGTCGGTGAATCTGTCTCTGACCCAGCTAAGTACTATCGCAACAATGTTGTAGGTACGCTAACTTTGCTAGAGGCAATGGTCGCTGCAGGCATTCAGTCCTTTGTTTTCTCATCGACCTGTGCCACCTACGGGGTACCTCAGCAGGTTCCTATCCCCGAAGAGCATCCCCAGTCGCCGATTAATCCCTATGGCATGAGCAAGCTAATGGTCGAGCAGATGCTCAATGACTTTGATCATGCCTACGGCTTGCGCTCAGTGCGCTTCCGCTACTTCAATGCGGCAGGGGCAGAGCCACAAGGACGCCTCGGTGAGGACCACCAGCCGGAAACGCATCTCATCCCACTAGTATTGCAAACAGCTTTGGGGCATCGAGATAGCATCTCTGTGTTCGGCACTGACTACGAAACGCCGGATGGAACTTGCATTCGAGATTACATTCATGTCACTGATTTGGCGCAGGCGCATGTGCAGGGATTGGAGTATTTGTTAAGGGGAGGCAAGACCGAAGTCTTCAACCTAGGCAATGGGCAAGGGTACAGTGTGCGCGAAGTGATTGATGCAGCGCAGGCCGTGACAGGCCGAGAGATCAAAGTGGTAGAGGCCGAGCGGCGGCCCGGTGATCCAGCCATGCTGGTGGGCAGTAGCGAGAAAGCTAGACGAACTTTGGGCTGGCAACCCCAATACCCTGAGTTGGCAGTAATCTTGCAGCATGCCTGGCAATGGCATCTCCAGCGCCACAGTGTAAATGAGCATTGA
- a CDS encoding UDP-glucuronic acid decarboxylase family protein produces MRILVTGGAGFIGSHLIDRLMTEGHEVICLDNFYTGHKRNILKWLDHPYFELIRHDITEPLRLEVDQIYHLACPASPVHYQYNPVKTIKTNVMGTMNMLGLAKRIKARFLLASTSEVYGDPEVHPQTEDYRGNVNPIGIRSCYDEGKRVAETLAFDYHRQNDVEIRVARIFNTYGPRMLENDGRVVSNFVFQALRGETITVYGDGSQTRSFCYVSDLVDGLIRLMNGDHIGPVNLGNPDEYTILQLAKTVQDMVNPGAEIRFEPLPQDDPRRRQPDITRARSWLGWQPTVPLREGLAKTIEDFRARLEPEATRSLNSVSPVS; encoded by the coding sequence ATGCGAATTTTAGTAACTGGTGGCGCTGGTTTCATCGGATCTCATTTGATTGACCGATTGATGACAGAGGGCCATGAAGTCATCTGTCTGGATAACTTCTACACCGGTCACAAGCGCAACATCCTCAAGTGGTTGGACCACCCCTATTTCGAATTGATCCGTCACGATATTACGGAGCCACTTCGGCTAGAGGTTGACCAGATTTACCATTTGGCCTGCCCAGCGTCGCCCGTTCACTATCAGTACAACCCAGTCAAAACCATCAAGACTAATGTGATGGGAACGATGAATATGCTGGGCCTAGCAAAGCGGATCAAAGCCCGTTTTTTATTAGCTTCGACTTCTGAAGTTTACGGCGATCCAGAAGTCCATCCCCAAACGGAGGACTATCGGGGCAATGTTAATCCAATTGGGATTCGCTCCTGCTACGACGAGGGCAAACGGGTTGCTGAAACCCTCGCTTTCGACTATCACCGTCAGAATGATGTCGAGATTCGAGTAGCCCGGATTTTCAATACTTACGGCCCCCGAATGTTGGAGAATGACGGGCGCGTCGTCAGCAACTTTGTCTTTCAAGCGTTGCGTGGCGAGACTATCACCGTTTACGGAGACGGTTCGCAGACTCGGAGCTTTTGCTACGTCTCTGATCTAGTGGACGGTCTAATTCGATTGATGAACGGTGACCATATTGGTCCGGTAAATCTGGGCAATCCGGATGAATACACCATCCTGCAATTGGCAAAGACCGTGCAGGACATGGTAAATCCGGGAGCTGAAATCCGTTTTGAGCCCTTGCCTCAAGACGACCCACGGCGCCGTCAGCCTGACATTACCCGCGCCCGTAGCTGGTTGGGTTGGCAACCAACTGTTCCTCTGAGAGAGGGGCTGGCAAAGACCATTGAAGACTTCCGCGCCCGTTTAGAGCCTGAGGCTACCCGGAGTCTGAACAGTGTTTCCCCTGTTAGTTGA
- a CDS encoding UDP-glucose/GDP-mannose dehydrogenase family protein, whose protein sequence is MRVCVIGTGYVGLVTGACLAHVGHEVICVDNNEAKVKLMQSGQSPIHEPGLSEIMQQAIASGNIQFTTDLKAGVEHGEILFIAVGTPALPNGESDTRYVEAVARGIGSNLSSGYKVIVNKSTVPIGSGDWVRMLVLDGVAARQKEMPVAVAPGGMPVIPESFDAPQFDVVSNPEFLREGSAVYDTFNPDRIVLGGSNPQALELMRKLYEPITNRSTAENQSLPPVPVVTTDLQSAEMVKYASNAFLATKISFINEVANICDRVGADVVEVARGIGLDSRIGGKFLQAGIGWGGSCFPKDVSALIHTASDYGYEAKLMKAAVEVNQHQRVIAVEKLQQALKILKGKTIGLLGLTFKPDTDDMRDAPALTLVEQLVRLGAKVKAYDPIVSQTGLGQGLTGVQVETDPERLADGCDALVVVTDWAEFKSLDFSRMAKLMSQPVIIDGRNFLDRETLEGVGFRYTGIGH, encoded by the coding sequence ATGCGCGTCTGTGTTATCGGCACTGGGTACGTTGGTCTGGTTACAGGGGCCTGCTTGGCTCATGTAGGGCATGAGGTCATCTGCGTCGACAATAACGAGGCCAAGGTCAAGCTGATGCAGTCCGGCCAGTCCCCGATTCACGAACCGGGACTGTCGGAGATTATGCAGCAGGCTATTGCCTCTGGCAATATTCAGTTCACCACAGACCTCAAGGCCGGTGTTGAGCACGGTGAGATCCTGTTTATTGCAGTAGGTACCCCAGCCCTGCCAAACGGTGAGAGCGACACGCGCTACGTAGAGGCGGTGGCCCGTGGCATTGGTTCTAACTTGAGCAGTGGCTACAAAGTCATCGTTAATAAGTCGACTGTGCCGATCGGCTCTGGTGACTGGGTGCGCATGCTGGTCCTGGATGGCGTAGCTGCTCGTCAGAAGGAAATGCCTGTTGCCGTGGCTCCTGGCGGCATGCCTGTCATTCCTGAGAGCTTTGATGCACCGCAGTTCGATGTGGTGAGCAATCCTGAATTCCTGCGCGAAGGCTCTGCTGTTTACGACACCTTCAACCCCGATCGTATCGTTTTAGGTGGCAGCAATCCTCAAGCCCTGGAACTGATGAGAAAGCTTTACGAGCCGATCACCAACCGCTCCACTGCTGAAAACCAATCTTTGCCGCCAGTGCCTGTGGTAACCACCGATCTGCAATCAGCAGAGATGGTCAAGTATGCATCCAATGCTTTCCTCGCGACTAAGATTTCCTTCATCAACGAAGTTGCCAACATCTGTGATCGGGTTGGTGCTGATGTTGTTGAAGTAGCTCGCGGTATTGGCTTAGATTCACGGATTGGCGGCAAATTTCTACAGGCAGGCATCGGCTGGGGTGGCTCTTGCTTCCCCAAAGATGTGTCAGCACTGATCCATACCGCTAGTGACTATGGCTACGAAGCCAAACTGATGAAGGCTGCAGTTGAGGTCAACCAGCATCAGCGGGTCATTGCCGTTGAGAAATTGCAACAGGCGCTCAAAATCCTTAAGGGCAAGACCATTGGTCTGCTTGGGCTCACTTTCAAGCCTGACACAGACGACATGCGCGATGCGCCTGCCCTGACCCTAGTCGAGCAGCTTGTCCGCCTAGGCGCTAAGGTCAAAGCTTACGATCCGATTGTCTCCCAGACTGGTTTGGGTCAAGGCCTAACAGGGGTACAGGTAGAAACTGATCCTGAGCGTCTCGCGGATGGTTGCGACGCCCTGGTTGTGGTGACTGACTGGGCTGAGTTCAAGTCTCTAGACTTTAGCCGTATGGCTAAGCTCATGTCTCAGCCCGTGATTATCGACGGTCGGAACTTCCTAGACCGCGAAACCTTAGAGGGTGTGGGCTTCCGTTATACGGGTATTGGCCACTAA
- the galT gene encoding galactose-1-phosphate uridylyltransferase → MHVQKLLKPDGRRLTLYSRFPIAAEITAPSPASEPVEANPHLRWHPLRGEWVAYASHRQGRTFMPPPEYNPLAPTRDLQFPTELPAGRYDIAVFDNRFPSLALDAHDPPDAIVPTLPANGACEVVVFTQDPNASLGSLSLDHLELLFQTWADRTKVIGSQAQIEYVLPFENRGVEVGVTLHHPHGQIYAYPFVPPVPARMAEREQTYYQNHQRGLLQDLIQQEIRDGQRLIYQDQYAVAFVPVCARYPYEVWLAPIDPAATFMDLSAEQRQGLARALKTVALKYDGLWQRPFPYLMAWYQAATDGQSHPESHLHAEFYPPYRTRDRLKYLAGTELAAGMFANDALPEEKAKELQAVTVSLEETVLQ, encoded by the coding sequence ATGCACGTTCAGAAGCTGCTGAAGCCGGATGGTCGTCGGTTGACTCTATACAGCCGGTTCCCTATTGCGGCGGAAATCACAGCACCTAGTCCTGCTAGTGAACCCGTTGAGGCTAACCCACACCTGCGTTGGCACCCCCTGCGCGGCGAATGGGTAGCCTATGCCAGCCATCGACAGGGGCGGACGTTTATGCCGCCCCCCGAATACAATCCACTAGCGCCGACCCGCGATCTGCAATTTCCCACGGAATTGCCCGCGGGGCGCTATGACATTGCAGTCTTTGACAATCGCTTTCCCTCGCTGGCGTTGGATGCTCACGATCCACCGGATGCTATTGTGCCGACCCTGCCGGCAAATGGAGCCTGTGAGGTTGTGGTGTTTACCCAGGATCCCAATGCCTCTTTGGGCTCTCTGAGCTTGGACCACCTGGAGCTGCTGTTTCAGACCTGGGCTGATCGAACCAAGGTGATCGGCAGTCAAGCTCAGATCGAGTACGTGCTGCCCTTCGAGAACCGAGGCGTAGAAGTGGGCGTGACTCTGCACCATCCCCACGGCCAGATTTACGCTTATCCGTTCGTGCCACCAGTACCGGCGCGCATGGCTGAGCGAGAGCAAACCTACTACCAGAATCATCAGCGAGGTCTGCTGCAAGACTTAATCCAGCAGGAAATTCGTGATGGTCAGCGCCTGATTTATCAAGATCAATATGCTGTTGCGTTTGTGCCGGTCTGTGCCCGCTATCCTTACGAAGTTTGGTTGGCACCGATTGATCCGGCTGCAACCTTTATGGACTTGAGTGCTGAACAGCGCCAGGGATTAGCTAGAGCCCTGAAAACGGTTGCGCTCAAGTATGACGGTTTATGGCAGCGCCCGTTTCCTTACTTAATGGCCTGGTACCAAGCAGCAACCGATGGTCAATCGCACCCAGAGTCTCACCTGCATGCGGAGTTCTATCCGCCTTACCGCACAAGAGACCGGCTGAAGTACCTGGCGGGAACAGAGCTAGCGGCAGGCATGTTTGCCAATGATGCTCTGCCTGAAGAGAAGGCTAAGGAGCTGCAAGCGGTGACGGTCAGTCTGGAGGAGACGGTGCTCCAATGA
- a CDS encoding Xaa-Pro peptidase family protein, with amino-acid sequence MNQQLHQLSLSYPNKGQTQSDEVEGKLSLVRQALSEAGAQGLRLRGTDWFAWATAGGSNTVLLTAETGVAEVLVTAQEAWILTDEIEAQRLKDEELPGNFKLSVSPWAEAAQRETFVQEAVGGTVLSDRPTGSEGLLPTSLQQQKRVLTAPELERYRQVGRLASEAMTEVLSAAQAGWTEYQLAGAGAAALWRRGLHPALTLVAGERRLPVYRHATAGPEALGKMAMLVFCARGYGLYANLTRFVSFGPLSSQSADLHRQVREVEAAALQHCQPGTELSAIYEVLGQTYQQQGYPQAIREHHQGGTTGYLAREIVAHAKTSQTLVEGTAMAWNPSLSGAKIEDTFVLLDGKLENLTLDLQWPSVEVEGRLRPVPLER; translated from the coding sequence ATGAATCAGCAGTTGCATCAATTAAGTTTGTCCTATCCCAATAAAGGACAGACTCAGAGTGACGAAGTAGAAGGCAAGCTCAGCCTGGTCCGGCAAGCTCTGAGCGAAGCAGGAGCCCAAGGTCTGCGCTTGCGAGGCACCGATTGGTTTGCCTGGGCCACAGCTGGCGGGTCCAATACAGTACTGCTGACCGCTGAGACTGGTGTTGCTGAGGTTTTGGTGACGGCTCAAGAGGCCTGGATCCTAACCGACGAAATCGAAGCACAGCGCCTAAAGGACGAGGAACTACCCGGTAACTTTAAGCTCTCGGTTAGTCCTTGGGCCGAGGCAGCGCAGCGAGAAACCTTTGTGCAAGAGGCTGTAGGCGGGACAGTACTGAGCGATCGTCCCACTGGTTCTGAAGGGCTGTTACCTACTTCGCTGCAGCAGCAAAAACGGGTTCTGACGGCACCTGAGCTTGAGCGCTACCGCCAAGTTGGACGGCTGGCGAGCGAAGCCATGACTGAAGTGCTATCAGCTGCTCAGGCTGGCTGGACCGAGTATCAATTGGCGGGGGCCGGGGCTGCTGCTCTGTGGCGACGTGGGCTGCATCCCGCTCTTACCCTGGTTGCCGGGGAGCGGCGTCTCCCGGTCTATCGTCACGCTACGGCTGGCCCTGAAGCCCTAGGAAAAATGGCGATGTTGGTGTTCTGTGCGCGGGGCTACGGCCTCTACGCAAACTTGACACGCTTCGTCTCCTTTGGTCCTCTCAGTTCCCAATCCGCTGATTTGCATCGCCAAGTCCGTGAGGTCGAAGCTGCAGCCCTACAGCATTGCCAGCCTGGTACAGAACTCAGCGCAATTTACGAGGTGCTAGGCCAGACCTATCAGCAGCAGGGTTATCCCCAGGCAATTCGTGAACACCACCAAGGTGGAACGACCGGCTATTTGGCACGAGAAATTGTTGCCCATGCCAAGACTAGCCAAACGCTGGTGGAGGGCACAGCTATGGCTTGGAATCCCAGTTTGTCGGGAGCCAAAATCGAAGATACGTTTGTGCTCCTTGATGGCAAACTCGAAAACCTGACGCTAGATCTGCAATGGCCTAGCGTCGAGGTTGAGGGGCGTCTACGTCCAGTGCCTTTAGAGCGCTGA
- the galK gene encoding galactokinase — MDFQQIFGAEPTTQATAPGRVNLLGEHTDYNEGFVLPTAIPQSTTVQLGFSSDDQHHFYSQELDEKVSLARTGPTPQGFASYVFGCIQMVSAEQPVPPLNVYVTSSVPIGSGLSSSAALEVATFRGLRALLELKLDDVQIAQLAQQAEIQYAGVECGIMDQMASSLADLGQLLFLDTRTLERQVLPLPPETEILVIDSGVPRKLAASGYNQRRAECEAAARQLGVSALRDVSDPQAAESLPEPLRRRARHVITEDNRVLEAVRGVSAQRFGELMNASHASLRDDYEVSVSALDTLVEMLQTTSDVFGARLTGAGFGGACVALVRAGQALAVGQAVLERYNRQGYAGRLLVPEAH; from the coding sequence ATGGACTTTCAGCAAATATTTGGTGCTGAACCAACGACCCAGGCGACAGCACCGGGACGGGTGAATCTGCTAGGCGAGCACACAGATTACAACGAAGGCTTTGTCTTACCAACGGCAATTCCTCAATCAACCACTGTTCAGCTCGGCTTTAGTTCAGATGACCAGCATCATTTTTACTCTCAAGAACTGGATGAGAAGGTGAGCCTTGCTAGGACTGGTCCCACGCCTCAAGGGTTTGCCAGTTATGTTTTTGGCTGCATTCAGATGGTGTCGGCAGAGCAGCCTGTACCGCCTCTAAATGTGTATGTCACTTCTTCTGTGCCTATAGGGTCGGGTTTGTCTAGTAGCGCGGCTCTGGAAGTGGCAACGTTTAGAGGACTAAGGGCCCTGCTAGAGCTCAAACTCGATGATGTCCAGATTGCGCAACTTGCTCAGCAGGCGGAGATTCAATACGCGGGCGTCGAGTGCGGCATTATGGACCAGATGGCGTCGAGCCTAGCTGATTTGGGGCAACTGCTATTTCTGGATACGCGCACCTTAGAGCGACAGGTGTTGCCCCTGCCGCCTGAAACTGAAATTTTAGTAATTGATAGCGGTGTACCCCGTAAGTTAGCAGCTAGTGGCTACAACCAGCGACGGGCTGAGTGCGAAGCAGCGGCACGCCAATTGGGAGTTTCGGCGTTGCGTGATGTCAGCGATCCTCAAGCAGCGGAGAGTTTACCAGAGCCGTTACGCCGTCGCGCTCGACATGTGATTACTGAAGACAACCGAGTGCTTGAAGCTGTGCGAGGGGTCTCTGCACAACGATTTGGCGAGCTGATGAATGCCTCTCATGCCAGCCTGCGTGATGACTATGAGGTCTCGGTGTCTGCTTTAGACACATTAGTCGAGATGCTTCAGACAACTTCTGATGTGTTTGGCGCTCGTTTGACTGGGGCTGGCTTTGGCGGTGCCTGTGTTGCTTTAGTTAGAGCGGGGCAAGCCCTGGCAGTGGGTCAAGCGGTCTTGGAACGCTATAACCGCCAGGGCTATGCCGGACGTCTATTAGTGCCAGAGGCACATTAG
- a CDS encoding glycoside hydrolase family 2 protein, which produces MLSQSAAYPRPQLQRSSWICLNGPWKFTYDDAGQFIRPSDIDQWTHTIEVPFAPESVRSGIADTGFHKNCWYEREFDLPAEEGGVLLHFGAVDYYARVWVNGQFVGEHEGGHTPFSLDITSVLNANGPQRVTVWAEDDPQDLAKPRGKQDWQLEPHSIWYPRTSGIWQTVWAERVPKTYIDRLRWTPHFERWEIGFEGFVAGQRQNGLQLKVRLSVGEQLLVNDTYEVLNGEVHRRIALSDPGIDDYRNELLWSPEKPTLIDAEIQLWHQGKLLDEVKSYTAMRTVSIQRDRFMLNGRPYYLRLVLDQGYWPETLMTAPSDDALRQDVELTKRMGFNGVRKHQKVEDPRFLYWADVLGLLVWEEMPSAYRFSPKAVERLTREWTEVIERDASHPCVVVWVPFNESWGVPDLTATAAHQNCVQALYHLTRTLDPTRPVIGNDGWESTATDIIAIHDYDNQPNRLVKRYGPEVKLSDLFERQRPGGRMLTLDGYPHRGQPIMLTEFGGIAYAKREDPATDRIWGYVRSANAADLQMRYAALLDAVNRVEMFSGFCYTQLTDTFQEANGLLYADRTPKIPLDIIASATLGRGEDETARAMLPPVVRTEWLQGQDARSEAAEAGWSSVDSIQPVPYCGGNHST; this is translated from the coding sequence GTGCTGTCCCAATCTGCTGCCTATCCACGTCCACAGCTGCAACGTTCCAGCTGGATCTGTCTCAACGGTCCCTGGAAATTTACTTATGACGATGCAGGGCAATTTATCCGGCCTAGCGACATTGACCAGTGGACTCACACCATTGAGGTTCCGTTTGCTCCTGAATCTGTACGCAGTGGCATTGCTGATACAGGTTTTCACAAGAATTGCTGGTACGAGCGTGAGTTTGACCTGCCAGCAGAGGAAGGCGGCGTACTGCTCCACTTTGGTGCAGTTGATTATTATGCTCGCGTGTGGGTCAATGGCCAGTTTGTTGGCGAGCACGAAGGCGGTCACACTCCATTTAGCCTCGACATCACTTCGGTCTTGAATGCTAACGGCCCTCAACGGGTAACCGTATGGGCAGAAGATGACCCTCAAGATTTAGCTAAGCCCCGGGGTAAGCAGGATTGGCAACTAGAGCCCCATAGCATTTGGTATCCCCGTACCAGTGGTATTTGGCAGACGGTTTGGGCTGAACGAGTTCCTAAGACTTATATTGACCGTTTGCGCTGGACGCCTCATTTTGAGCGTTGGGAGATTGGCTTTGAAGGTTTTGTTGCCGGGCAGCGGCAGAACGGCCTGCAATTGAAGGTCCGACTCAGTGTTGGTGAGCAATTGCTGGTTAATGACACTTATGAAGTGCTAAACGGGGAGGTGCACCGACGCATCGCCCTCTCGGACCCTGGCATCGATGACTACCGTAACGAATTGCTGTGGAGTCCTGAGAAGCCAACTCTGATTGACGCCGAGATCCAGCTTTGGCACCAAGGCAAACTCCTGGATGAGGTGAAGTCTTACACCGCTATGCGGACGGTGAGCATCCAGCGTGATCGCTTCATGCTCAATGGGCGGCCTTACTATTTGCGCTTGGTACTCGACCAGGGTTACTGGCCTGAGACGCTGATGACAGCTCCTTCCGATGATGCCCTGCGTCAGGATGTGGAATTGACCAAGCGTATGGGCTTCAATGGCGTGCGCAAGCACCAGAAAGTAGAAGACCCTCGCTTCCTCTATTGGGCAGACGTCTTAGGATTACTGGTTTGGGAAGAGATGCCTAGTGCCTATCGCTTTAGCCCCAAAGCGGTAGAGCGGTTGACGCGTGAGTGGACTGAGGTGATTGAGCGCGATGCTAGTCACCCTTGCGTAGTTGTATGGGTGCCCTTCAACGAATCTTGGGGTGTACCTGACCTAACAGCGACCGCCGCTCACCAAAACTGCGTCCAGGCTCTCTATCACTTGACCCGTACGCTGGACCCAACTCGTCCGGTCATTGGTAACGATGGTTGGGAGAGCACAGCGACCGACATCATTGCCATCCATGACTATGACAACCAGCCGAACCGCTTGGTCAAACGGTATGGCCCAGAGGTCAAACTCTCCGACCTCTTCGAGCGGCAACGTCCTGGTGGTCGTATGCTCACGCTCGATGGCTATCCTCATCGGGGGCAACCGATTATGCTAACGGAGTTTGGTGGTATTGCTTACGCTAAACGGGAAGACCCGGCAACAGACAGGATCTGGGGCTATGTTCGCTCGGCGAATGCTGCGGATTTACAGATGCGTTATGCAGCGCTTCTGGACGCAGTCAATCGAGTGGAAATGTTTAGTGGCTTCTGCTACACCCAGCTAACCGATACCTTTCAGGAAGCCAACGGATTACTGTACGCTGACCGGACGCCTAAGATTCCGCTGGATATCATCGCATCTGCGACCCTAGGTAGGGGTGAAGACGAAACGGCCAGGGCTATGCTCCCACCAGTTGTAAGAACCGAGTGGTTGCAAGGGCAGGATGCACGTTCAGAAGCTGCTGAAGCCGGATGGTCGTCGGTTGACTCTATACAGCCGGTTCCCTATTGCGGCGGAAATCACAGCACCTAG